DNA sequence from the Macrobrachium nipponense isolate FS-2020 chromosome 41, ASM1510439v2, whole genome shotgun sequence genome:
gACATAATCAAGAAGAGAATGacacattcaagaataaaataaaggtcAATTAAATGTTCGAAGACGATGAATATGTTATCTACACAGGCATAAAATGATGCAACACCACAATTCTCCTAGACTTACGATTAATTCACAGCAACGAGAACCTAATAAATGTTAGAAAACGTCACTAAAACAACTAAGAGATAGAAAACGGAAGAGTGAAGTAACAACGGATAGTGACTGAGTAATTTCCTTTTACCTTAAACTAGTTGCGTAGGATCACAGACGAGGTTACAAACCCTGCAGCTATTTACAGGCGGTTCAAGGCTCCCCGAAGTCTTTGGAGGCGTGGCCCAGTCTCTTGGCCAACTCGTGCATGACCTCTTTGAAGATGAGGGTGTCAACGTTCTGACCCAGCATGTAGAAGAGGAACCAATCGCCCATCTTGCTTTTCCTGACAATGGTGTTGATGACCTCCTTGTTGATGAGTCTGAAGCGGAGACAGAGCAGGTAGGCCCTCATGCGAGGACTGAGGATGATCATCAGTCTGTACAGCAGGACGAAAAACGTCAGGAACACCAAGAGGAGAAACCAAAACCACAGGAAGATGTAGATTTTCTCGTTGACGATGTTGATGGGCAGGATGCAGAGGGAGTCGTAGCGCTCCAGCTCCCCTGACGTGCCAAATTTGCTGAAGGAACACTTGGTCATACGAGGGAAGACGAAGATCATCGGGTCAACTCGCACCTCTTGGTCATCTTCCATGAACTTGATCACGTCCAAACCGAAGGTCAGGAAAGTCCCTCCCAGGAAGCGGTCGATCAGGAACATCTGACCTGCAGgccgacagaaagagagagaaaaaacgttTAGTGCTGCAAAAGAAATGggtcaaaaagaaaaaaggacctgcgggttaagaaaaaaaaaaaaaaaaaaaacagcatttcaCTGGAAAGCTTACATATTATTTTCCCCAGAGTCGTTCACTGCGTCAGTATGTTAGATAATTGCCATGATATCAAAATACAGCTTTAATGAGTACCCTGcatcttttccttcttatttttttccttagaaTAAAATCCAAACTCTGCGTGAAAGGAGCTTTATTCAATACACTTTCAAAatttacacatacaaacatatttcACCTATTAGTATTAttcacggcgtcaataacctcgtcgttgcgacgccagtaagaactaacaaatcaatcaatcaatagtaTTATTCAGAATCATCATCTTTTAAACAAGGATGCAAATGCTTGCAATAATTCTAACCTCATTCAATTGGTTTGGTTTATGAGCGTActgatgaaataaagtgaaaagtcTATACATAATAACGATGAAATATTTTGCTGCTGTATGCTTACAATTTTGATGGTATTTAGATAGAATCATCTCAAAAACTGTTAAGCTAATGCTGTCAGTATAAAGCCTATTTTCTCGGAAAATGAACCGAACGCCACTTTGGTGGATTTGAATTGCATACCATTTACCACTATTTCCCAGGACCCTGAATTCACACCTGGTCTCTTTAGCGATTCCAAACGGCTGATTTAATCAAGCTTCCCTAAGGAAGTGAAATGcatgagtatatataaatatttacatgcaTAGGTACAGTATACCCATGACTACTATGCTATAGTAGAGAAACAGGCTGAATGTTGATGGGGACTTACGCTGTGCACTCTCTGGCATTTAACTCTGTATTCAACATTTAGTAGCTAGGAAGCAGTGTCAAGTTATCTCACAAATTCGCTCCTAAAAGAATAACAACCCGTTTCCTTCTcctcttttccatttttctttaaatctgagagggcatttttttacttattgatgcaagggaggggggggggggggcgtggagggaaggtCCTAAGGGCCTCTTAGAGGGGCATGGTAATAAAACGGTTGAGAACCACTGTACTATAAAGACAAGAATGAAGTTCAGTCCgagtagctaaaaaaaaaaaaaaaaaaaaaaaaaaaaaaaaaaaaaactacactagACTTTTGCCTTTGACGGATGTTTTCGTTTATGGGGACTCGTTCAAATTCTGAATGAATCCATACGCTTTCATTTTGCATAACGCGTTGACACAGCTACCTTACAGAACGCCAAGCAGAGTTGAGTAAATATGGCCGCCATCCTTTCTCAAGGCATTACCCGTGGAACTCTATCTGCTTTTAAAGTCACTAGATAAATCGGATAACGATGAATTACGTTTTCTACAAAAAAAGTACGATGGAGCTTCAATTGATTCCTAGAAACTAATTTCCTATATAAGAGGAGATAAGACGATAACATATTCAGATATAATTTGCCGCGTAGCGTGGATGTGCAATAAGGAATTACTATTatggacgctctctctctctctctctctcttctctctctctctctctctctctctctagaaaaaaagaatatgtaaaaatttaaagtttcGTTTAGCAAAATCGGCATCACAGACTCCACATTATTCGCGAAAATTCTTCGGTTAAACCTGCCGAGTTATCTCTGggaggagtgggggaggggggaggggaggggggttagggaCTGTGAAAGAGCAAATATATAATACCCCGAGTGGACGTATTTCCGCCAAAATGTAAAATCCCAAAAGGGACGAATGAATTAATGAGAAGACGTGACCGGGTTTAAGAGCGAACGCCCTGGCTTCGTTTGAGCTACAGTTTgccttttcgatttttttttttttttggggggggagtggGGTTTCCTTTTCGTTTGAATAAACATTTCACACTACCCGTCAACCATGTTCAGTACAAAGAAAGCAAGGAATTAACGATAACAGAACTTCAATGTATACGGTTTGTAATAAAGTTATAACAATCACTCTCTGTACACAGAACAAAATGTGCTTCAGTTGAAGTAGTACACAAACGCCCAGAATTAATGGCGCGGAGGTATATGTGTAAATCTAAAATAGCTTTGTagttaaacttattttttatgcatCATTACGTAACAAAGATTTCTATAGCTCTGAAATACATTCCAAGTGGATATGAAATGCACACAATGACACTACGGGTCATTAGTTGAAATATATTCTACATTTAAATGTATTTCCTGACGTAAACATAACTAGTAACTTTCTACATTCCACCAAATTACGACAGTAATGGAATCCTATTCATTGGTTAAATTATGTGtatagaggaaaagaaaaaaatattaatcagaaatgtaaaagagaaaaaaatcgccaaaaataACCCTCCTCTCAAATTCTGAATTGCCTATCACGGTCTTGTATCAattctacaaaagaaaaaaaggtaatcaCTATCAGACTACAGTGGATTTAACTTGATTCCCAAATCTCCCATTTAGATGGCACTGAATACCCGCAAAACCAATTtgaaattggataaaaaaaaaaagttacgggaaaaaagtcacattaatctttcctagatagtgactgcAAAGGGTTTTAACCGGGTATGTAGCCATGTATCCATCTTTGTTTAGTATGAGCCCGTGGGGATTaccataaatacataaaaagaagactgtaaatatcttaaaggtaatgaccccaagaaatattgtgatttttttcctgACACTTTATTACCAGCgcccataaattaatgtgacatttttcctCTGATTTTTTCCTAgtgaaaattgaaatttttccTTTGACCTCTGTTTCCTAACGAATACTGACTTcattttcctgacttttttttctgccaaaattgtgacttttttttttttcctgatactTTATTTCTGGCCATTTTCCTAGTGAAAATTGactgttttcttttactttttttttcctagcgaaaattgatttttttctatgtgacttttttttccctagcgaaaattgtgaatttttttcctgATACTTTATTTACGGCCATTTTCCTAGTGAAAATTGactgttttcttttactttttttttccaagcgaaaattgatttttttccatgtgacttttttttcgttagcttttttttcctgtgactattTCCGGCCACCTTGAAATTGGCCCCTCTGATCTCATTATGGAGGACAAGAAGGACCTCTTAGGCCCAGACCTCAGGGCCAATCCCTCCTCCATCCCGACCTATCAATCCATCGCGTAATTGTCGTTAATAAGTCGATTATAGATATAGCCAGATTTAGCCACTGCACCAAATTGTAGCCCAATGGATGACAAATTAGCCAAATGGCGACGGATTCGTTATCCAATTTTCCAATTCAATGAACCTCCTCTCgatccctcctctcctctcacgAACGCGACACGAAGaagagtcagtcagtcagtcattagGCCTAGTTGAATTCGTGTGTATGTTGAGATCACGCGCTTTTATAAAATCCACGAAGTTTTAAATGGAAAAAGCTAACGAGACTATGAATGAAGGAAGGTAGAACTGGTCTCTCGAAGATTTTCAGTCGTACAGTTAAGACAGAATTTGTATTTCTAACATCGTCTCAAGATATATAATCCCTCATATATGCGCATgagcataaatatacatatgtatacatgtattagGAGACGCCGTGAGAAGATACGACCCTGGTGTGTCTAGTAAGTAATAAAAAGCAGGTATTTAACTAACTCGTACAGCAAAGTGACTTCGGCCAAACTGACACTAACAACCCAACAATACACAACACTCCTCCGCGCTAACATAAAACGCACAGAAAACTTTCATAACTTACAACACCACAGGCAACTGAAATCGTACAACACATAGTTTTACAATAGGTAAACTATATCATTCATTCAAGAACTCGTAGTACTATCAAGATCTCACGCATGGGTTACGAACTAtacttatttaaataatttttttttaaacattagcTTAACACCAAGAATACGTAAGTCCGTCTGGCGGACGGAGTTCTCTTACGTGGGAGTTGCTAGTTAAAAAGTTATATACATGATCATCCAAAGTCCAAGGCAATGGCTCACTTTCTTCCCTCAGATAAACCGTCAGAACTCGATTTACTAAACTCCTTAGTTACAGGTTCTTCCAGTGGTGAATATTCATGTAAACAATAACCATCAGAATATCGTTCATATATTTCCGCAGAACTCCGAAATTCAGGATCAGCAACAAGCTGGTCGACTAGTCAACGCTATGTACCTTTTCGCAAACCCTTACTTATGAACGAAACTGGACCAGTCTGTCTGGCAATAACGCCACTCTCCCACTTAGGTGTTCCACGAGCCAAACTTAAGTGCCTGGGCCCGCTGACCACACTTCAGAGATCTTCATTTAAGGTTGGTATCCGAAATCAGTGTCATGCttccttttcatttcagtttctttATCACAAATCACTTCTTCCAAGTAACCGCCATATTCACAATCCTCGGCTTCATTCCCAGCAACATAACCAGCTCTATATTTTCTCCCTCCACCTGATGGCGCCggtgaaattttaaccttttaagCAGACTAATTGTACTTCGGTTTAAAATGCTGTCAAAACATCTTTTCCACCCATGATAGCTCTTGGCAGTATGTAGGCACCTCTGAGGAAACCAGCAGtacagtggtctggtaaaactaaagatatacttaactgaggAAACCAGGTCACGGAAGAGGTTATAAGACGACCTCCCAACCGAGTCCGAAACTCAGCTCGAGTCCGGAACACAGCTCGACACTCACTCACACCATGCATTCAAGTGACAAGTCTTCTCTCCCTCTTCGAAAGGTAACAACTCACTATTGCCGATGTGGTTAGTGGCTATCCTCGTCGCCAGTGATAATAAGTCCGAGAGACGAGAAACGACCCGTTACTACATGTACAAAGGCAGGTAATTTAAGTGACTTGTAAGGCCGAGTGACTTCGGCCAGGTTGACACAACACAACAAGCAATCGACTGTTAGATGGCAACAACATTACACAACAAAAATCGAATTATATTTCcctttcagactctctctctctcacacacacacacacacacacacacacgcaaacataaaACTAGATGCACATATGACCTAGTTGCTCATGAAGGCTTTGAGTAGGTACTGTGAAGAAGGTGGAAGAAGGAAACGGTAGGCATAAAGATGGACGAATGGGTAATtgacggaaaagagagagagagagagagagagagagagagagagagagagagagagagagagagagagttattacagctgaaaagaaatgaaaaaagatcaTCCTCCAGGTCCAAACAAGAAGGAGAtaagaacaagagaaggagaggCGGAATGGGTATTACCGAGTGTATGGGATGGAACGCGAAGGGACACCTCTTAGTTAGCAGGCTATTGGGATGCCAGCCCACGTCCCGTGGAAATTGTGTCACAAAGTGGACGTCGCCGACAGTATTGGCAAAATGAAATTACAAGCAGTTTTGAAAACTGGATGGCTCCTTCCCGTATCAGCACGCTAACCCCCAAGGGTGGTTTTACTTAATACATTTGCATTTATAATCATCCTCCGCTCTCCTGACCTTACATTCTAAATTTCGAGCGTTTTGTTTCAGCACTAACGTTTTTACAAACCTGAAACCGGGAATGTGTAACGATGCAGATAAGCATACGTAAGCGCGCATTTACTCACATACTATGGGgacaaataatattattttttataatactttttaacttatttatttttgcagatgCGTTCAAACGGGTGTGGAAGCACGAAGAACGACATGAGTGAGCATTAAGGATCCCTGTACGAGGAAAACGTCCCAACAATTCAAACCTGGCCCCCATGTTTAATTTTACTTCTGATAAAGTATTCGGTGAAATAGAGGACGATAGAGTTATTTGTGATTACCGAAGAAAAGAATGCATGTTCCGAGTTCTCACGACAGAGTCAAGGTAAGTTGTAAACTCTGATGCTGAGATTCTTGTACGAAAATGGTATTTTGGCTATCATTGTACAGGTCGCTGAGAGCTTTTTAAATCTCACCTTATTACCCTTAGAGCAGCGGTTCTTGACCATTTTTTTTGGCAGTGACCCAAAATCTTGTCCAAGTTAACCATGGTGACCCATGCTCTCATAAACATTTTCTATAATTGTGCTTTATATAATTATGCTTATAAAAACGTGTTACAGAAACAAAAATTACACGCACAGATTTTCATTAATTCAAGTAGCACCTCTGCATCACAATGATGCACGAGAATGAACCAATACATTAACTAGCATAAAGTAAACCAAaattttctctaataataataataataataataataataataataataatataataataataataataataatacaacatacaaaaaggcaaagtaacgagaactgaagggataaagctaccagatgggagcaacatcaaacacatagatgagacaggatacaaatacctggggataatggaaggaggggatataaaacaccaagagatgtaggacacgatcaggaaagaatatatgcagagactcaaggcgatactcaagtcaaaacttcaACGCCCGGGgggggaaaggaggaggaaatatgGATAAAAAAGCCCATAAACACATTGGGCAGTGgccccagtaatcagatacagcgcaggaatagtcgaatggacgaaggcagaactccgcagcatagatcagaaaaccaggaaaaacatatgacaattcacaaagcactacacccaagagcaaatacggacagactatactaacacgaaaggaaggagggatgaggactactaagtatagagggactgcgtcaaacatcgagaacagagcactggggcaatatctgaaaaccagtgaagacgagtggctaaagagtgcatgggaagaaggactaataaaagtagacgaagactcggaaatatacagagacaggacaatgacagacagaacagaggactggcacaacaagccaatgcacggacaatacgtgagacagactaaagaactagccagcgatgacacatggcaatggctacagaggggagagctaaagaaggaaactgaaggaatgataacagcggcacaagatcaggccgtaagaaccagatatgttcaaagaacgatagacggaaataacatctctcccatatgtaggaagtgcaatacgaaaaatgagaccataaaccacatagcaagcgaatgcccggcacttgcacagaaccagtacaaaaagaggcatgattcagtggcaaaagccctccactggagcctgtgcaagaaacatcagctaccttgcagtaataagtggtacgagcaccaacctgagggagtgatagaaaacgatcaggcaaagatcctctgggactatggtatcagaacggatagggtgatacgtgcaaatagaacagacgtgacgttgattgacaaagtcaagaagaaagtattactcattgatgtcgtaataccatgggacaccagagttgaagagaaagagagggaaaaaatggataagtatcaagatctgaaaatagatataagaaggatatgggatatgccagtggaaatcgtacccataatcataggagcactaggcacgatcccaagatccctgaaaaggaatctagaaaaactagaggctgaagtagctccaggactcatgcagaagagtatgatcctagaaacggcacacatagtaagaaaagtgatggactcctaaggaggcaggatgcaacccggaatcccacactataaataccacccagtcgaattggaggactgtgatagagcaaaaaaaaaaaaaaaaaaaaaaaaaaaaaaaataataataataataagagtattgGGGAATTAATAAGTCTACAGAGAATAAGAGTATTGGGGAAATAATAACTCTATAGAGTTATAACCTTTGGGGATCCAATGAAATGGTTTGGCGACCCTGGGGTTAAGAACCAATACCTTTCAGAGAAGGGAAGGAGAGTTCTGGTCCATTATTCTGGGGGAAAGACGTGATGTACCAAGGCGTTACCTTTCCTGAACTCCTAAAATCGTCCAGTGTACTAGATTTCTGGTCAGATCTGTCGCCCAGTCATCACGGCTGTCTTTACGTTATGTCAATTAAACTCAAATCAATTTGAGACTCATAAATGTTTCCCATGTCATGCCAAGTC
Encoded proteins:
- the LOC135212532 gene encoding innexin shaking-B-like, whose product is MWKNWEGGKIHALMMDLDVGICSEVEKKQKKKLLLDYLADNLKHHNWWAYRYFFCELLAFLNVVGQMFLIDRFLGGTFLTFGLDVIKFMEDDQEVRVDPMIFVFPRMTKCSFSKFGTSGELERYDSLCILPINIVNEKIYIFLWFWFLLLVFLTFFVLLYRLMIILSPRMRAYLLCLRFRLINKEVINTIVRKSKMGDWFLFYMLGQNVDTLIFKEVMHELAKRLGHASKDFGEP